Proteins found in one Brachypodium distachyon strain Bd21 chromosome 5, Brachypodium_distachyon_v3.0, whole genome shotgun sequence genomic segment:
- the LOC100842503 gene encoding indole-3-glycerol phosphate synthase, chloroplastic, with protein sequence MESLLASTSLRASSFPAAAAAAARSPVPSRVATLATTRARPLCCGPKDTIEALARDEMLNAVELVQWENGKSVNDIAASQGIRIRRHCRPNSSMKAIEEEMGEPRNILEKIIWDKEIEVAEGHAKKPLKEVIESAGKAPPTRDFYGSLKAAYRRNGVPALIAEVKKASPSRGVLRENFNPVEIAQAYEKNGAACLSILTDEKYFQGSFENLQKVRNAGVKCPLLCKEFVVDKWQIYYARSMGADAILLIAAVLTDLDITYFLRICKELGLTALIEVHDEREMERVLNINGVQLIGINNRSLETFVVDTSNTKTLLDKHGDIIREKGILVVGESGLFNPDDVAYVQNAGVSAVLVGESLVKQEDPGRAIAGLFGKELSQ encoded by the exons ATGGAATCCCTCCTCGCCTCGACTTCCCTTAGGGCTTCTTCCttccccgccgcggcggccgccgccgctcgttcGCCGGTGCCGTCGAGGGTTGCGACCCTTGCCACCACCCGCGCTCGCCCTCTCTGCTGCGGCCCCAAG gACACTATTGAGGCGCTGGCCCGGGACGAGATGCTGAATGCGGTGGAACTGGTCCAGTGGGAGAATGGCAAATCCGTCAACGACATAGCTGCTAGTCAAGGAATCCGTATCCGTCGGCACTGCCGTCCTAATTCCTCCATGAAGGCCATCGAGGAGGAAATGGGAGAACCGCGCAACATTCTCGAGAAGATCATTTGGGACAAGGAGATTGAAGTAGCCGAG GGGCACGCAAAGAAGCCTCTGAAGGAGGTGATTGAGTCTGCTGGGAAGGCCCCTCCTACAAGAGACTTCTATGGTTCTTTGAAAGCAGCCTACAGGCGTAATGGGGTACCAGCGTTGATTGCTGAGGTCAAGAAGGCATCACCAAGTAGGGGCGTACTCAGAGAGAACTTCAATCCT GTTGAAATTGCTCAAGCTTATGAAAAGAATGGAGCTGCGTGCTTGAGCATTTTGACTGATGAGAAGTATTTTCAG GGAAGTTTTGAGAATCTTCAGAAGGTGCGCAATGCTGGAGTGAAG TGCCCTCTTCTGTGCAAAGAGTTTGTCGTTGATAAATGGCAGATCTATTATGCCCGCTCAATGGGTGCTGATGCAATTCTGCTAATTGCTGCTGTACTTACTGACCTCGACATAACATACTTCCTTCGGATATGCAAGGAGTTGGGATTGACAGCTCTTATTGAG GTTCACGATGAAAGGGAAATGGAGCGTGTACTGAACATAAATGGTGTTCAGCTTATTGGCATCAACAACCGCAGCCTTG AGACATTTGTAGTGGATACATCGAACACAAAGACATTATTGGACAAGCACGGTGATATCATCAGGGAGAAGGGAATATTG GTTGTTGGCGAATCAGGGCTGTTCAACCCAGATGATGTTGCTTATGTACAGAATGCTGGAGTCTCTGCT GTCTTGGTAGGAGAATCCCTGGTGAAGCAAGAAGACCCTGGGAGAGCCATTGCCGGGCTCTTTGGGAAAGAATTGTCGCAGTGA